A genomic segment from Candidatus Hydrogenedentota bacterium encodes:
- a CDS encoding sugar phosphate isomerase/epimerase family protein, translating into MKLGMVTYNMGKDMDCPTLIKFCKETGLQGVELRTTHAHKVEVDLSKEERAGVRKLFADSGIEIAGLGSAFEFHSKDPAEVKKNIDGAIQYAQLAADVGAPGIKVRPNGLRDDVPPEQTCEQIGKALRQVAVFAGGIGVQVRLEVHGKDSCDPKWIRLMMDAADHPNALVCWNSNTGEQDENGSIQANFDRLKHKIALVHITDIGIYQYPWRQLFDLLGSIGYEGYCLAEIAYNPEPERFMKYYKTLFDLYTGRYVYPQPK; encoded by the coding sequence ATGAAACTCGGAATGGTGACGTACAACATGGGCAAGGACATGGATTGTCCCACGCTGATCAAGTTCTGCAAGGAGACCGGATTGCAGGGCGTGGAATTGCGGACGACGCACGCGCACAAGGTCGAGGTGGACCTGTCGAAGGAGGAGCGCGCCGGGGTGAGAAAACTGTTTGCCGATTCGGGCATTGAAATCGCCGGACTTGGTTCGGCATTCGAGTTCCATTCGAAAGATCCCGCCGAGGTCAAGAAGAACATTGACGGCGCGATCCAGTATGCGCAGTTGGCGGCGGATGTCGGCGCGCCCGGGATCAAGGTCCGGCCCAACGGGCTGCGCGACGACGTGCCGCCCGAACAGACCTGCGAGCAGATCGGCAAGGCGCTGAGGCAGGTCGCGGTGTTTGCCGGGGGCATCGGCGTGCAGGTGCGGCTCGAAGTGCACGGCAAGGATTCCTGCGACCCGAAATGGATCCGGCTGATGATGGACGCGGCGGATCATCCCAATGCATTAGTCTGCTGGAATTCCAATACAGGAGAACAGGACGAAAATGGCAGTATTCAGGCGAACTTCGATCGGTTGAAACACAAGATCGCGCTGGTCCACATCACAGACATCGGCATATACCAGTATCCTTGGCGGCAGTTGTTCGATTTGCTCGGATCGATCGGCTACGAGGGATATTGCCTGGCCGAGATCGCCTATAATCCGGAGCCGGAACGGTTCATGAAGTACTATAAAACCCTGTTCGATTTGTACACGGGCCGTTATGTTTATCCACAGCCGAAATAG
- a CDS encoding NYN domain-containing protein — translation MMPTAFLIDGDFFLKRHQRLRGNSFPKQVARDLQWMCRQHLEKLNRTSGDLYRIFFYDCPPLEKKVHNPVTNRALDFSKTATAIWRRDFHAELKKTRKVALRLGYLNDRSGAWVLKGDNLKKLLKGDIAVQDLKEDDVRYDVKQKGVDMRIGLDIASLAFKRQVDQIVLVAGDSDFVPAAKLARREGIDFILDPMWAPIRHDLHEHIDGLQSVFRQGNVDQPQPQDEGGKMIETMTDPAEEA, via the coding sequence TTGACGGGGATTTCTTTCTGAAAAGGCACCAGCGTCTCCGCGGCAATTCGTTCCCAAAGCAGGTTGCCAGAGACCTGCAATGGATGTGCCGGCAGCATCTTGAGAAACTGAATAGGACGTCAGGAGATCTGTATCGGATCTTCTTCTACGATTGCCCGCCCTTGGAAAAGAAGGTCCATAATCCGGTAACGAACCGGGCGTTGGATTTCTCGAAAACGGCGACTGCAATTTGGCGGCGTGATTTTCATGCCGAACTGAAGAAGACGCGCAAGGTTGCCCTGCGGTTGGGTTATCTGAACGACCGGTCCGGAGCGTGGGTTCTTAAAGGCGATAACTTGAAGAAGCTACTCAAGGGCGACATTGCCGTTCAAGATCTGAAAGAAGACGACGTGCGTTATGACGTCAAACAGAAGGGCGTGGATATGCGCATCGGTCTTGATATCGCATCACTGGCGTTCAAACGGCAGGTTGATCAAATCGTGCTGGTCGCTGGGGACAGCGACTTTGTGCCTGCGGCTAAGCTGGCGCGGCGTGAAGGCATCGACTTCATCCTGGATCCCATGTGGGCTCCTATCCGCCACGACCTCCATGAACATATCGATGGTCTTCAGTCGGTCTTTCGGCAAGGCAACGTGGATCAGCCTCAGCCTCAGGACGAGGGCGGAAAAATGATCGAGACCATGACAGATCCGGCTGAGGAAGCATAA
- the rpsL gene encoding 30S ribosomal protein S12, whose protein sequence is MPTINQLVRNCRKKVTSKTKSPALKACPQASGTCTRVFTMTPKKPNSALRKVARVRLKNGMEVTTYIPGVGHNLQEHSQVMIRGGRVKDLPGVRYHMIRGVLDASGDCGGTSGTKDDGGKKIHTGRWVSRSKYGVKRAKSA, encoded by the coding sequence GTGCCAACGATCAATCAACTTGTGCGCAATTGTCGCAAGAAGGTGACGTCGAAAACGAAGAGTCCGGCGTTGAAGGCGTGCCCGCAGGCGTCGGGCACGTGCACGCGCGTGTTCACGATGACGCCGAAAAAACCGAATTCGGCGCTGCGGAAAGTGGCGCGTGTCCGCCTGAAGAACGGGATGGAAGTGACCACCTACATTCCGGGCGTCGGGCACAACCTGCAGGAACACTCGCAGGTAATGATTCGCGGCGGGCGCGTGAAGGATCTGCCGGGCGTTCGTTACCACATGATCCGCGGGGTGCTGGATGCCAGCGGCGATTGCGGCGGAACGAGCGGAACGAAAGACGACGGCGGCAAAAAAATCCATACCGGCCGTTGGGTCAGCCGTTCCAAGTACGGCGTGAAGCGGGCCAAGAGCGCATAG